In a genomic window of Candidatus Krumholzibacteriota bacterium:
- the tsaA gene encoding tRNA (N6-threonylcarbamoyladenosine(37)-N6)-methyltransferase TrmO: protein MNRIEMQPIGIIRSPFAEPAGTPIQRTAGAEGTVEIYPPFAAGLRDIEGFSHLILVFCFHLARPAAMLQTPFLDDVERGVFAIRSPSRPNPIGLSVVELLAVEGARLRVRGVDMVDGTPLLDIKPYIPEIDSVPGARRGWLEGKTSRFRRVRDDGRFADPQGKGGRE, encoded by the coding sequence ATGAACCGGATCGAGATGCAACCGATCGGGATCATCCGCTCCCCCTTCGCCGAGCCTGCCGGCACGCCCATCCAGCGCACGGCCGGGGCGGAGGGGACGGTGGAGATCTATCCGCCCTTCGCCGCGGGGCTGCGCGACATCGAGGGATTCTCGCACCTGATCCTCGTCTTCTGCTTCCACCTGGCCCGGCCGGCGGCGATGCTCCAGACGCCCTTCCTCGACGACGTCGAGCGGGGGGTCTTCGCCATCAGGAGCCCGAGCCGTCCGAACCCGATCGGCCTCTCCGTCGTCGAGCTCCTCGCCGTCGAGGGGGCGCGGCTCCGGGTGCGCGGCGTGGACATGGTCGACGGCACGCCGCTGCTCGACATCAAGCCCTACATCCCCGAGATCGACTCGGTCCCCGGCGCCCGCCGCGGATGGCTCGAGGGAAAGACTTCGCGGTTCCGCCGGGTGCGCGACGACGGGCGCTTCGCCGACCCGCAGGGGAAAGGCGGGCGGGAATGA
- the dusB gene encoding tRNA dihydrouridine synthase DusB, protein MGNLFRDMLAAKGAPLAGVAPMAGFTDAPYRLLCAEYGADFAVTEMVSADGLVRDGKKTRSIMKRLPGEAPLGIQLFGAIPAVLAEAAAIAAAEEPAFIDLNFGCPVKKVVRKNGGVAVMRDLCLLEDIVAAVVAAVEIPVTVKIRSGWSSREKNYLEAGEAAADAGAAAVILHPRFRTQGFSGEADPAHLARLREALAVPVIASGDVRSPADFTKTVEETGCRIVLIGRGTYGRPWIFRQIADAIAGRESAPVPPDEAINVLERHLRSAVAWKGERLAVLEMRKLFRWYVRDLRGMRDFRSRLSGTVTLGETLEVIAEMREEIEKEWTNPA, encoded by the coding sequence ATGGGCAACCTGTTTCGCGACATGCTCGCCGCGAAGGGCGCGCCGCTCGCCGGCGTCGCGCCGATGGCCGGCTTCACCGACGCTCCCTACCGGCTGCTCTGCGCGGAGTACGGCGCCGATTTCGCCGTCACGGAGATGGTGAGCGCCGACGGGCTCGTGCGCGACGGAAAGAAGACGAGATCGATCATGAAGCGGCTCCCGGGCGAGGCGCCGCTCGGCATACAGCTCTTCGGGGCCATTCCGGCGGTGCTCGCCGAGGCGGCGGCGATCGCCGCCGCCGAGGAGCCCGCCTTCATCGATCTCAATTTCGGCTGCCCGGTGAAGAAGGTCGTGAGAAAGAACGGCGGCGTGGCCGTGATGCGCGACCTCTGCCTCCTCGAGGACATCGTGGCGGCGGTCGTCGCGGCGGTCGAGATCCCCGTCACGGTGAAGATCCGCTCCGGTTGGAGCAGCCGGGAGAAGAACTATCTCGAGGCGGGGGAGGCCGCGGCGGACGCCGGGGCCGCCGCCGTGATCCTCCATCCGCGTTTCCGGACGCAGGGATTCTCCGGCGAGGCCGATCCCGCGCATCTCGCCCGCCTGCGCGAGGCGCTCGCGGTGCCGGTCATCGCGAGCGGGGACGTCCGCTCGCCGGCGGATTTCACGAAAACGGTGGAGGAGACGGGGTGCCGCATCGTCTTGATCGGGCGCGGCACCTACGGGCGCCCATGGATCTTCCGGCAGATCGCGGACGCGATCGCCGGGCGGGAGAGCGCGCCGGTGCCGCCCGACGAGGCGATCAATGTGCTGGAGCGGCACCTGCGTTCTGCGGTAGCATGGAAGGGCGAGCGGCTCGCCGTGCTCGAGATGCGAAAGCTCTTCCGCTGGTACGTGCGCGACCTGCGCGGGATGCGGGACTTCCGGAGCCGGTTGTCCGGCACCGTGACGCTCGGCGAGACGCTCGAGGTGATCGCCGAGATGAGAGAGGAGATCGAGAAGGAATGGACGAATCCCGCCTGA
- the trpB gene encoding tryptophan synthase subunit beta: MNDGRIAGNLPDREGRFGPYGGQLVPPALQDILKEIAAAWEEARVDPSFGEELARLYRHYVGRPSPVFEARNLSRRIGGARIFLKREDLNHTGAHKINHCLGEAMLARRMGKRTLIAETGAGQHGVALATAAALVGLDCAIYMGRVDMEKEHPNVVRMKILGARVVPVDRGASTLKEAVDAAFEAYLEDPVTQFYAIGSVVGPHPFPTMVRDFQRIVGDEARGQFAELAGGLPDNLVACVGGGSNAIGLFTAFLDEPSVKIYGVEPAGRSFRPGDHAATLTFGSPGTIHGFRCYLLQNESGEPAPVYSIASGLDYPGVGPEHCLLKDTGRVRYVTANDREALDAFFLLSRTEGIIPALESAHAVAFAVRLASLLGRERTILVNLSGRGDKDIDYVAERFGETYGID; the protein is encoded by the coding sequence ATGAACGACGGACGCATCGCAGGAAACCTTCCCGACCGTGAGGGCCGCTTCGGCCCGTACGGGGGCCAGCTCGTGCCCCCCGCGCTCCAGGACATCCTCAAGGAGATCGCCGCCGCCTGGGAGGAGGCGCGTGTCGATCCCTCCTTCGGCGAGGAGCTCGCCCGGCTCTACCGTCACTACGTCGGCAGGCCGAGCCCCGTCTTCGAGGCGCGGAACCTCTCGCGGCGCATCGGGGGCGCCCGGATCTTCCTCAAGCGCGAGGATCTCAACCACACCGGGGCGCACAAGATCAACCACTGCCTCGGCGAGGCGATGCTGGCGCGCCGGATGGGCAAGCGCACGCTCATCGCCGAGACCGGCGCCGGGCAGCACGGGGTCGCCCTCGCCACGGCGGCCGCCCTCGTCGGCCTCGACTGCGCGATCTACATGGGCCGCGTCGACATGGAGAAGGAGCACCCGAACGTCGTGCGGATGAAGATCCTCGGCGCGCGGGTCGTCCCGGTCGACCGCGGCGCGTCGACGCTCAAGGAGGCGGTCGACGCCGCCTTCGAGGCCTACCTCGAGGATCCGGTGACGCAGTTCTACGCGATCGGATCGGTCGTCGGCCCCCATCCCTTCCCGACGATGGTCCGCGACTTCCAGCGGATCGTCGGCGACGAGGCGCGCGGCCAGTTCGCCGAGCTCGCCGGGGGGCTCCCCGACAACCTCGTCGCCTGCGTCGGGGGCGGCTCGAACGCGATCGGGCTCTTCACCGCCTTCCTCGACGAGCCGTCGGTCAAGATCTACGGCGTCGAACCCGCCGGCCGCTCGTTCCGCCCGGGCGATCACGCGGCCACGCTCACGTTCGGCTCGCCGGGCACGATCCACGGCTTCCGCTGCTACCTCCTCCAAAACGAGTCGGGCGAACCGGCGCCGGTCTATTCGATCGCCTCGGGGCTCGACTACCCGGGCGTGGGCCCCGAGCACTGCCTGCTCAAGGACACCGGGCGCGTCCGGTACGTGACGGCGAACGACCGGGAGGCCCTCGACGCCTTCTTCCTCCTCTCCCGTACGGAGGGGATCATCCCGGCCCTCGAGAGCGCGCATGCCGTGGCCTTCGCCGTCCGCCTCGCCTCGCTCCTCGGCCGCGAGCGGACGATCCTCGTCAACCTCTCCGGGCGGGGCGACAAGGACATCGACTACGTGGCCGAGCGGTTCGGGGAGACCTACGGGATCGATTGA
- a CDS encoding nuclear transport factor 2 family protein, whose product MDGDGLRRTLGEWMAAWNERDIDRVAALLDEAVVYEHWSGLRVEGRERLRAMWRDWFAADETICFDLEDLFVGDGGARAVLRWTLHSRSLEEGEAGAAETRRGVDVLRLEGGLIVEKITYSKTTIGIDGRRRTLRPRS is encoded by the coding sequence ATGGACGGCGACGGACTGCGGCGGACGCTCGGGGAGTGGATGGCGGCGTGGAACGAGCGCGACATCGACCGCGTGGCCGCCCTGCTCGACGAGGCGGTCGTCTACGAGCACTGGTCAGGCCTTCGCGTGGAGGGCCGCGAGCGGCTCCGGGCGATGTGGCGCGACTGGTTCGCCGCGGACGAGACGATTTGCTTCGATCTCGAGGACCTCTTCGTGGGCGACGGGGGCGCGCGGGCCGTGCTGCGGTGGACGCTGCACAGCCGGTCCCTCGAGGAGGGGGAGGCCGGCGCCGCCGAGACGCGGCGCGGCGTCGACGTGCTGCGGCTCGAGGGCGGGCTGATCGTGGAGAAGATCACCTATTCGAAGACGACGATCGGGATCGACGGGCGCCGCCGGACGCTGCGGCCCCGTTCCTGA
- a CDS encoding thioredoxin family protein: protein MTMFDDDVKKQLAGILAKMEHDVRIVMFTQEIECESCTEMRRFAGTIAGLSAKLSFETKDFLADREAADALGIDKIPALTLLDGAGGPTGVTFYGVPAGYEVNSWISAILAVSGVRETLPADVMKRIAAIDRDVHLQVFIGLSCPYCPAAVVAAHRIALENPRVRADMVEASTFPHLAVKYGVSGVPKTIINETADLVGAHPIEHLLDGIEALPD from the coding sequence ATGACGATGTTCGACGACGACGTGAAGAAGCAGCTCGCCGGCATCCTGGCGAAGATGGAGCACGATGTGCGCATCGTCATGTTCACGCAGGAGATCGAGTGCGAAAGCTGCACGGAGATGCGCCGCTTCGCCGGGACGATCGCCGGTCTCTCCGCCAAGCTCTCCTTCGAGACGAAGGATTTCCTCGCCGATCGCGAGGCGGCCGACGCGCTGGGCATCGACAAGATCCCCGCCCTCACCCTTCTCGACGGTGCGGGAGGGCCGACCGGCGTCACCTTCTACGGCGTGCCCGCCGGCTACGAGGTCAACTCGTGGATCAGCGCGATCCTCGCCGTCTCGGGCGTCAGGGAGACGCTCCCGGCCGACGTCATGAAGCGGATTGCGGCGATCGACCGGGACGTGCATCTCCAGGTCTTCATCGGGCTCTCCTGCCCGTACTGCCCCGCGGCGGTCGTCGCGGCGCACCGGATCGCCCTGGAGAACCCCCGCGTCCGGGCCGACATGGTCGAGGCGTCCACCTTCCCGCATCTCGCCGTGAAGTACGGCGTGAGCGGCGTGCCGAAGACGATCATCAACGAGACGGCCGACCTGGTCGGAGCGCATCCGATCGAGCACCTGCTCGACGGGATCGAGGCGCTTCCCGACTGA
- a CDS encoding tetratricopeptide repeat protein, whose amino-acid sequence MRPIAIALASALLAASCAGPRSPGTAGEYERVVTHEVAPGENWRAIAESFYGDPSRADGLAGFNGQDPRAAPEPGSGVRVPFTGGDLRRLDRRKGAATVYNEGLALADCGDYAGAVERFRKALSLDDSFADASYNLAVTYGRLGLHGEAAGILSDLVRRRPAEARYRFALGNARFHDGNLAGAREAFLAAIERDPGHRQALYALAVACEKLGRNDEAARHLEEYLRLDDEGEWAAEARERLDRLKGRR is encoded by the coding sequence ATGAGGCCGATCGCGATCGCCCTGGCGTCGGCGCTCCTCGCCGCGTCGTGCGCGGGCCCCCGCTCTCCCGGGACGGCCGGCGAATACGAACGCGTCGTCACCCACGAGGTGGCGCCGGGGGAGAACTGGCGCGCCATCGCCGAGTCCTTCTACGGCGATCCGTCGCGCGCCGACGGGCTGGCCGGCTTCAACGGCCAGGATCCGCGCGCGGCGCCGGAGCCGGGGAGCGGCGTCCGCGTCCCCTTCACCGGCGGCGATCTGCGCCGCCTCGACAGGCGGAAGGGCGCGGCGACGGTCTACAACGAGGGGCTCGCCCTCGCGGACTGCGGCGATTACGCCGGCGCGGTCGAGCGCTTCCGGAAGGCGCTGTCGCTCGACGACTCCTTCGCGGACGCCTCGTACAATCTCGCCGTCACCTACGGGCGGCTCGGCCTCCACGGCGAGGCGGCCGGCATACTCTCGGACCTCGTCCGGCGAAGGCCGGCGGAGGCCCGGTACCGGTTCGCTCTCGGCAACGCGCGGTTCCACGACGGGAACCTCGCCGGGGCGCGCGAGGCGTTTCTCGCGGCGATCGAGAGGGATCCGGGGCATCGGCAGGCGCTCTACGCGCTCGCCGTCGCCTGCGAGAAGCTCGGCCGGAACGACGAGGCCGCGCGGCATCTCGAGGAGTATCTCCGCCTCGACGACGAGGGGGAATGGGCAGCCGAGGCGCGCGAGCGCCTCGACCGACTGAAAGGCCGGCGCTGA
- a CDS encoding HAD-IB family phosphatase, whose product MNRKVAIACDFDGTIASRDVGHCFFERYVPDAAARDELLERWMMGLVSSRECLDSEIAWVQADAGDLDRFADGEALDPFFGDFVDFCNRRRYEFVVLSDGLDRYIDRMLMNAALGYLHVRSNHLVVDDGRLAGIEYPWYDRLDCTMCANCKRFHVEQLSGKGFFVVYVGNGYSDRCPAAFADLVLAKGELLEHCEQEGIASVPWRNFRDVERELTNRLVLAGDD is encoded by the coding sequence GTGAACCGCAAGGTCGCCATCGCCTGCGATTTCGACGGCACCATCGCCAGTCGGGACGTCGGCCACTGCTTCTTCGAGCGGTACGTGCCCGACGCGGCGGCGCGCGACGAGTTGCTCGAGCGCTGGATGATGGGGCTCGTGTCCTCCCGAGAATGCCTCGACAGCGAGATCGCCTGGGTGCAAGCCGACGCCGGCGATCTCGACCGCTTCGCCGACGGCGAGGCCCTCGATCCCTTCTTCGGCGATTTCGTCGATTTCTGCAACCGCCGCCGGTACGAGTTCGTCGTGTTGAGCGACGGGCTCGACCGCTACATCGACCGGATGCTGATGAACGCCGCCCTCGGTTATCTCCATGTCCGCTCGAACCACCTCGTCGTCGACGACGGCCGCCTCGCGGGGATCGAGTATCCCTGGTACGACCGCCTCGACTGCACGATGTGCGCGAACTGCAAGCGGTTTCACGTGGAGCAACTCTCGGGGAAGGGGTTCTTCGTCGTCTACGTGGGCAACGGCTACAGCGATCGCTGCCCCGCGGCCTTCGCCGACCTCGTTCTGGCGAAGGGGGAACTCCTCGAACACTGCGAGCAGGAGGGGATCGCGTCGGTGCCCTGGCGGAACTTCCGCGACGTCGAGCGGGAGCTGACCAACCGTCTCGTCCTCGCCGGCGACGACTGA
- the larC gene encoding nickel pincer cofactor biosynthesis protein LarC — MKRDGNTRADMGALVVDPTGGLSGDMFLGCLFALGADPKLVARDVATLPGLEPFRIVFGRIKRGGIVMHRARVEYEPSRHARTLREILEMIDGSPLDRRVRDLASGAFLLLGEAEGRIHGRPLEEVHFHEVGAVDSIVDIVGSMAALAHLGFPPIWHRPFRVGTGTVRIAHGELPLPAPATLELLAGRTVHFVDRPGEIVTPTGAVLMKTIAREIGEDRPVVPRRIVSAAGTRETGETPGMLRVIETAEAGPERTVAVVSTTIDDMNPEIYGWLREALAGAGALDVCLAPVMMKKDRPGVLVTVICEESARDRVVELLFRETTTLGVRVSREERVELERWGGTIETPFGDIAVKYARLPGGGVRCAPEYDACREAAGRSGAALLDVYRQACGVAKAATPAGKARRTAGGGARRAAPPAAKRANAGRARGKETKRR, encoded by the coding sequence GTGAAGAGGGACGGGAACACGCGCGCGGACATGGGCGCGCTCGTCGTCGATCCGACCGGCGGGCTGAGCGGGGACATGTTCCTCGGCTGTTTGTTCGCCCTGGGGGCCGATCCGAAGCTCGTGGCACGCGACGTCGCGACGCTGCCGGGGCTCGAGCCCTTCCGCATCGTCTTCGGCCGGATCAAGCGCGGCGGGATCGTCATGCACCGGGCGCGCGTCGAGTACGAGCCGTCGCGCCATGCGCGCACGCTCCGCGAGATCCTGGAGATGATCGACGGTTCGCCGCTCGACCGGCGCGTCCGCGATCTCGCCTCCGGGGCCTTCCTGCTCCTCGGCGAGGCCGAGGGCAGGATCCACGGCCGGCCACTCGAGGAGGTCCACTTCCACGAGGTCGGCGCCGTCGATTCGATCGTCGACATCGTCGGGAGCATGGCGGCCCTGGCGCATCTCGGCTTCCCGCCCATCTGGCACCGGCCCTTCCGTGTCGGCACGGGCACGGTCCGGATCGCGCACGGCGAGCTGCCCCTGCCGGCGCCGGCCACCCTCGAGCTCCTCGCCGGGAGGACGGTGCACTTCGTCGACCGGCCCGGGGAGATCGTCACCCCCACCGGGGCCGTGCTGATGAAGACGATCGCCCGCGAGATCGGCGAAGACCGCCCCGTCGTGCCGCGCAGGATCGTCTCGGCCGCCGGCACGCGGGAGACCGGCGAAACGCCGGGGATGCTGCGCGTCATCGAGACGGCGGAGGCCGGGCCGGAGCGGACGGTCGCCGTGGTATCGACGACGATCGACGACATGAACCCCGAGATCTACGGCTGGCTCCGCGAGGCCCTCGCCGGCGCCGGGGCGCTCGACGTCTGCCTGGCTCCGGTGATGATGAAGAAGGACCGCCCCGGCGTGCTCGTGACGGTCATCTGCGAGGAGAGCGCACGCGACCGCGTCGTCGAGCTCCTCTTCCGCGAGACGACGACCCTCGGCGTGCGGGTCTCCCGCGAGGAGCGGGTCGAGCTGGAGCGCTGGGGGGGAACAATAGAGACGCCCTTCGGCGACATCGCCGTCAAGTACGCGCGGCTCCCCGGCGGCGGCGTCAGGTGCGCCCCGGAATACGACGCCTGCCGCGAGGCGGCCGGACGGTCCGGCGCCGCGCTCCTCGACGTCTACCGCCAAGCCTGCGGCGTGGCGAAAGCGGCAACCCCGGCGGGTAAAGCCCGCCGGACGGCAGGCGGCGGCGCACGGCGCGCCGCGCCGCCCGCAGCGAAGCGCGCGAACGCCGGCCGTGCGCGTGGAAAGGAAACGAAACGGCGATGA
- a CDS encoding DUF2179 domain-containing protein, whose product MIEPAVLESDLFRWLLIPAMIFVARIVDVSIGTLRIVFVSRGRKYIAPLLGFFEVIVWLLAIGQIMRNLSNWVCYVAYGGGFAAGTYVGLLLEEKLAMGTIIMRIITRRDASRLIAALRGAHFGVTAVPAEGMLGPVSIVYSVVRRTDLTRVARIIEEHNPQAFYTIEDTKVVREGHFPLKGFVGPQRFEHLFRRGRKGK is encoded by the coding sequence ATGATCGAACCGGCCGTTCTCGAGAGCGATCTCTTCCGGTGGCTGCTCATCCCGGCGATGATCTTCGTCGCGCGCATCGTCGACGTCTCGATCGGGACGCTGCGGATCGTCTTCGTCTCCCGGGGCCGGAAGTACATCGCGCCGCTCCTCGGGTTCTTCGAGGTGATCGTGTGGCTGCTCGCGATCGGGCAGATCATGCGCAACCTCTCCAACTGGGTCTGCTACGTGGCCTACGGGGGCGGTTTCGCCGCGGGCACCTACGTGGGGCTGCTGCTCGAGGAGAAGCTCGCCATGGGCACGATCATCATGCGCATCATCACGAGGCGCGACGCGAGCCGGCTGATCGCGGCGCTGCGCGGCGCGCACTTCGGCGTGACCGCCGTTCCCGCCGAGGGGATGCTCGGGCCGGTCAGCATCGTCTACTCGGTCGTCCGCCGCACCGATCTCACGCGCGTCGCCCGGATCATCGAGGAGCACAACCCGCAGGCCTTCTACACGATCGAGGATACGAAGGTCGTCCGGGAGGGGCATTTCCCCCTGAAGGGATTCGTCGGGCCGCAGCGGTTCGAACACCTGTTCCGGCGGGGCAGGAAGGGAAAATAG
- a CDS encoding transcriptional regulator, with the protein MNNDDGLIDAFCSITDPREMERFFGEIFTPAEIDDLVLRWRLMRLLHRKTPQRRIAGELGVSLCKITRGSRVLRKKNAISRKLLEKTQGVNDERRTHRRKPSRP; encoded by the coding sequence ATGAACAACGACGACGGATTGATCGACGCCTTCTGCTCCATCACCGATCCGCGCGAGATGGAGCGGTTCTTCGGCGAGATATTCACCCCGGCCGAGATCGACGATCTCGTGCTTCGATGGCGCCTGATGCGTCTGCTGCACCGGAAGACGCCGCAGCGGCGGATCGCCGGCGAGCTCGGCGTGAGCCTCTGCAAGATCACGCGCGGCTCGCGCGTGCTCAGGAAGAAAAACGCCATCAGCAGGAAACTGCTGGAGAAGACACAAGGGGTGAATGATGAACGACGGACGCATCGCAGGAAACCTTCCCGACCGTGA
- a CDS encoding DUF554 domain-containing protein yields MLGTIVNVAAVLAGGAAGLLLRRAFPPRITGAAFQAIGLFTLFLGVAMALRTSSYIVLVFSALIGGIAGELLRLEDRIERVADRFKSRLHIGADRFAEGLVTAFLLFCMGSMTILGAIEEGLGGRPDLLLTKSLMDGFSAAALAAAMGVGVLFSALPLLVYQGGITLAAAAFGRLVADPVVGELTAMGGLVLLGMGLNILGVTKIRVMNLLPGLLVAAVLAAIFL; encoded by the coding sequence ATGCTCGGAACGATCGTCAACGTCGCCGCGGTTCTCGCCGGGGGCGCCGCGGGGCTGCTCCTCCGCCGGGCCTTCCCGCCGCGGATCACCGGCGCCGCCTTCCAGGCGATCGGCCTCTTCACCCTCTTTCTCGGCGTCGCCATGGCGCTCAGGACGTCGAGCTACATCGTGCTCGTCTTCAGCGCGCTCATCGGCGGCATCGCGGGGGAGCTCCTGCGCCTCGAGGACCGGATCGAGCGGGTGGCCGACCGGTTCAAGTCGCGCCTCCACATCGGCGCCGACCGCTTCGCCGAGGGGCTCGTCACCGCCTTTCTCCTTTTCTGCATGGGATCGATGACGATCCTCGGCGCGATCGAGGAGGGGCTCGGGGGGCGCCCCGACCTCCTTTTGACGAAGTCGCTGATGGACGGGTTCTCCGCCGCGGCCCTCGCGGCGGCGATGGGGGTGGGCGTGCTCTTCTCGGCTTTGCCGCTCCTCGTCTACCAGGGCGGGATCACCCTCGCGGCCGCCGCCTTCGGAAGGCTCGTGGCGGACCCGGTCGTCGGCGAACTGACCGCGATGGGCGGCCTCGTCCTGCTCGGCATGGGGCTGAACATCCTCGGCGTAACGAAGATCCGCGTGATGAACCTCCTGCCGGGGCTCCTCGTGGCCGCCGTGCTCGCCGCGATCTTCCTGTAG
- the larB gene encoding nickel pincer cofactor biosynthesis protein LarB: MDESRLKQLLESLAAGETTVGEAIERLRVLPFEDMEFAKIDHHRSLRRGFPETVFCEGKTAPQIVEIARRVVGQGTNLLATRCSASLFADIAGELPDAVYHEEGRLFFIGRPAARPLGEVAVVSGGTSDRPVAEEAALTAGYLGCAVDRIHDVGVAGIHRLFSHIDRIRAADVIVVVAGMEGALASVVAGVADSPIVAVPTSVGYGASFGGLSALLTMLNSCAGGVTVVNIDNGYGAGYAAAVICRTAGRARAGKGKTR; the protein is encoded by the coding sequence ATGGACGAATCCCGCCTGAAACAGCTCCTCGAGAGCCTCGCCGCCGGCGAGACGACCGTCGGTGAGGCGATCGAACGGCTCCGGGTCCTGCCCTTCGAGGACATGGAGTTCGCCAAGATCGACCACCACCGCTCGTTGCGCCGCGGCTTTCCCGAGACCGTCTTCTGCGAGGGGAAGACGGCGCCGCAGATCGTCGAGATCGCCCGCAGGGTGGTCGGACAGGGGACGAACCTCCTCGCCACGCGCTGCAGCGCCTCGCTCTTCGCCGACATCGCCGGCGAGCTGCCCGACGCCGTCTACCACGAGGAGGGCCGGCTCTTCTTCATCGGGCGCCCGGCTGCGCGGCCGCTCGGCGAGGTGGCCGTCGTCTCCGGCGGGACGAGCGACCGCCCGGTGGCCGAGGAGGCGGCCCTGACGGCCGGGTATCTCGGCTGCGCCGTCGACCGGATACACGACGTCGGCGTGGCCGGCATCCACCGGCTCTTCTCGCACATCGACCGTATCCGCGCCGCGGACGTGATCGTCGTCGTCGCCGGGATGGAGGGGGCGCTGGCGAGCGTCGTGGCCGGCGTGGCCGATTCCCCCATCGTCGCCGTGCCGACGAGCGTGGGCTACGGCGCGAGCTTCGGGGGGCTCTCGGCGCTCCTCACGATGCTGAACAGCTGCGCGGGGGGCGTGACGGTCGTCAATATCGACAACGGGTACGGCGCCGGCTACGCCGCCGCCGTCATCTGCCGCACGGCGGGCCGGGCCCGCGCGGGGAAAGGAAAGACGCGGTGA
- a CDS encoding DUF4203 domain-containing protein, with translation MAISVPFAVAAAISVVVGLVMCFRGYRAFRAILGIVGFAAGAWLAAALVMRTAAGGGLAVFFAALVGGLVGAALVTALYPVGVFLLGAMAGWLVGSLVAGGTGLALLLPIVAAILGGLLAFAFQRLVIVVATAIAGSWHVIAGALCLAGRPIDPFSVYTMPGRFARFHGSDATILVVIWALLAAAGIAAQYRTHGARFGRGKGTER, from the coding sequence ATGGCCATATCGGTGCCGTTCGCGGTCGCCGCGGCGATCTCGGTCGTCGTCGGGCTCGTGATGTGTTTCAGGGGCTACCGCGCGTTCCGGGCGATACTCGGCATCGTCGGCTTCGCCGCCGGCGCGTGGCTCGCCGCCGCCCTCGTCATGCGGACCGCCGCCGGCGGGGGGCTCGCCGTCTTCTTCGCGGCGCTCGTCGGCGGGCTCGTCGGCGCCGCGCTGGTCACGGCTCTTTACCCCGTGGGCGTCTTCCTCCTCGGCGCGATGGCCGGCTGGCTCGTCGGCTCGCTCGTCGCCGGCGGGACGGGGCTCGCGCTCCTGCTGCCGATCGTGGCCGCCATTCTCGGCGGCCTGCTCGCGTTCGCGTTCCAGCGGCTCGTCATCGTCGTGGCGACGGCGATCGCCGGCTCGTGGCACGTCATCGCCGGTGCGCTCTGCCTCGCGGGGCGGCCGATCGATCCATTCTCCGTCTACACGATGCCGGGACGGTTCGCCCGGTTCCACGGGAGCGACGCGACGATCCTCGTCGTGATCTGGGCCCTTCTCGCCGCCGCGGGGATCGCCGCCCAGTACCGGACGCACGGAGCGCGTTTCGGGCGCGGAAAGGGGACGGAGCGATGA
- a CDS encoding alpha/beta fold hydrolase: MLREMTIEGKRPLRADLRTRRPNEPRPVVVVLHGFLGYKRWGFFPWLSERIADAGFHVVTPSFGLCGVDEETGRILRPDEFARNTVSDEVEDLHRILGFARDGGLSVPVRPGAAGLVGHSRGGAVAMIAAADHPEVRALVTWATPSTLDRYTERRKRLWKEEGRLVFRDPRADEPLSLSYAYYEDIARHWLEPPLAERAARLEAPQLLVHGEQDATVTLRETKALLDGRVGSTIELEVVPGCGHAFGTTHPMDRPPAPLETAAGLTRNWLSRHLADTERSDRESR, from the coding sequence ATGCTTCGGGAGATGACGATCGAGGGCAAACGCCCACTGCGGGCCGACCTGCGCACCCGGCGGCCGAACGAGCCCCGGCCGGTGGTCGTGGTCCTCCACGGCTTTCTCGGCTACAAGCGCTGGGGCTTCTTTCCCTGGCTCTCCGAGCGGATCGCCGACGCGGGATTCCACGTGGTCACGCCGAGCTTCGGCCTCTGCGGGGTCGACGAGGAGACCGGCCGCATCCTGCGCCCCGACGAATTCGCCCGCAACACCGTCTCGGACGAGGTCGAGGACCTCCACCGGATCCTCGGGTTCGCGCGGGACGGGGGTCTTTCCGTGCCGGTCCGACCCGGCGCCGCGGGGCTCGTGGGCCACAGCCGCGGCGGCGCCGTGGCGATGATCGCCGCAGCCGACCACCCGGAGGTCCGCGCCCTCGTCACCTGGGCGACCCCCTCCACGCTCGACCGCTACACCGAACGCCGCAAGCGCCTGTGGAAGGAGGAGGGCCGCCTGGTCTTCCGCGACCCGCGCGCCGACGAACCCCTCTCCCTCTCCTACGCCTACTACGAGGATATCGCCCGGCACTGGCTCGAGCCCCCGCTCGCCGAACGGGCCGCGCGTCTCGAGGCGCCGCAGCTGCTCGTCCACGGCGAACAGGACGCCACGGTGACCCTCCGGGAGACGAAGGCCTTGCTCGACGGCCGCGTCGGGAGTACGATCGAGCTCGAGGTCGTCCCCGGCTGCGGGCACGCGTTCGGCACGACGCACCCGATGGACCGCCCGCCGGCGCCGCTCGAGACCGCCGCCGGCCTCACGCGCAACTGGCTGTCGCGCCATCTCGCCGACACCGAAAGGAGCGATCGTGAATCCCGGTAG